One window of Acidobacteriaceae bacterium genomic DNA carries:
- the carA gene encoding glutamine-hydrolyzing carbamoyl-phosphate synthase small subunit produces MQAILALEDGRIFRGRGFGAPVERVGEVVFNTSLTGYQEIFTDPSYTGQIVVLTNPHIGNYGTSPSDAESARPAIEGLVVREFSPVASNWRSTEVADEYLERSGVPVIAEIDTRAVVRHLRANGCLRGVISTNVNDVDALVAKARAHKTMAGTDLASVVTTQKTYEWSSEDPRNETGDALLPGQDTAAVEQLHVVAYDYGIKQNILRMLTRENCRVTVVPATTSAKEVLKLNPDGVFFSNGPGDPEPLEYAVANIRELQGKKPMFGICLGHQLFGLALGGRTYKLKFGHHGGNHPIKNLETGKVEITSQNHNFNVDPDSLPDDVVQTHVNLNDNTLAGLKHKSDPMFSVQYHPEASPGPHDSHYLFRDFRKMMEEWKK; encoded by the coding sequence ATGCAGGCAATTCTTGCGCTCGAGGATGGGCGCATCTTTCGCGGCCGAGGTTTCGGCGCGCCGGTGGAGCGCGTGGGTGAGGTCGTTTTCAATACCTCGCTTACTGGCTACCAGGAAATTTTCACCGACCCGTCGTATACGGGCCAGATCGTCGTTCTGACGAACCCACACATTGGGAACTATGGCACGTCTCCGAGCGATGCGGAGTCGGCGCGGCCGGCGATCGAGGGGCTGGTGGTGCGGGAGTTTTCGCCTGTCGCTTCGAACTGGCGATCGACAGAGGTTGCCGATGAATATTTAGAGCGCAGCGGCGTTCCGGTCATCGCGGAGATTGATACACGTGCGGTCGTGCGCCATCTTCGCGCGAATGGATGTTTGCGCGGCGTGATCTCGACGAACGTGAATGATGTGGACGCGTTGGTGGCGAAGGCGCGGGCCCACAAAACCATGGCAGGCACCGATCTCGCGAGTGTAGTGACGACGCAGAAGACCTACGAATGGTCGAGCGAGGATCCGCGCAACGAGACGGGGGATGCGCTGCTGCCGGGTCAGGACACCGCGGCGGTGGAGCAGTTGCATGTGGTGGCATATGACTATGGGATCAAGCAGAACATCCTGCGCATGCTCACGCGCGAGAACTGCCGTGTAACGGTCGTTCCGGCGACGACGTCCGCCAAAGAAGTCCTGAAGCTGAATCCGGACGGGGTGTTCTTCTCGAACGGGCCGGGCGATCCGGAGCCGCTGGAGTATGCGGTCGCAAACATTCGCGAGCTGCAGGGCAAGAAGCCGATGTTCGGGATCTGCTTGGGGCATCAGTTGTTTGGGCTGGCGCTGGGCGGCAGGACGTACAAGCTGAAGTTCGGGCACCACGGCGGAAATCATCCGATCAAGAACCTGGAGACGGGCAAGGTCGAGATCACGTCGCAGAATCACAACTTCAATGTTGATCCTGACTCGCTGCCGGACGATGTTGTGCAGACGCATGTGAATCTGAACGACAACACGCTCGCGGGGCTGAAGCATAAGAGCGATCCGATGTTCAGCGTGCAGTATCACCCGGAGGCAAGCCCGGGGCCGCATGATTCGCATTATCTGTTCCGCGACTTCAGGAAGATGATGGAGGAGTGGAAGAAGTGA
- the carB gene encoding carbamoyl-phosphate synthase large subunit, with protein sequence MPRRNDISKILVIGSGPIVIGQSAEFDYSGTQACKALKAEGYEVVLVNSNPASIMTDPEVADRTYIEPLTPAYLEEILRVEAESLDASKGTFAVLPTVGGQTALNLAVDMADKGVLDKYGIELIGAKLEAIKKAEDRLLFKDAMNRIGLDMPKSKLVNNIRDGIEFAGALGFPVVIRPSFTLGGSGGGIAYNREELMEILSRGLDLSPVHECLLEESVLGWKEYELEVVRDLKDNVVIICSIENFDPMGVHTGDSITVAPAQTLTDREYQKMRDAAIAVIREIGVETGGSNVQFAVNPQNGRMTVIEMNPRVSRSSALASKATGFPIAKIAARLAVGYTLDELQNDITKATPACFEPTIDYVVVKIPKWQFEKFPGADETLGPQMKSVGEVMAIGRTFKEAMMKAVRSLETGKKAGSENIDPRRLRQRLVTPSPERLAYLRYAFETGMSVREAARLTGMDPWFLHQMKMIADELQKVEFAGIDGLEAHDLQAAKRMGLSDEKLAAVLGRDGRDGAAQVRALRERLGVRPVFKLVDTCAAEFESFTPYLYSCYDEEDEAQPTDSKKIIILGSGPNRIGQGIEFDYCCCHAAFALREDGYETIMVNCNPETVSTDYDTSDRLYFEPLTFEDVMAVYEHEAGIHNGRGAGGAEIGMIVQFGGQTPLNLALPLKAAGVPIIGTSPESIDLAEDRKRFGKLIEELGIPQPPGAMATSVDEALAGARKVEYPVLVRPSYVLGGRAMVIAYDDAEVVRYMTTAIEYSQERPVLIDHFLEEAQEVDVDALCDGKDVVIAGIMQHIEEAGVHSGDSSCVLPAVDLSPEVMDTLRAYTRKLALALNVIGLVNLQFAVQRGKVFVIEVNPRASRTVPYVSKATGVQLAKVASRLMTGKALRELLPEQVASGEDLGTGEHFFVKSPVFPWNKFQGVDPVLGPEMRSTGEVMGVATTFGEAFAKAQMAAGLYLPTVGTVFFSVNDHDKRQVGALARRFVDMGFKLVATYGTAAVIEGAGLQVDRVYAVKEGRPNVVDLIKGEGIQLIVNTPQGQDRVFDEQAIRRAAVAARVPTITTMAAAKAAADGIEALQRGEYHVSSLQELHAAREAVTA encoded by the coding sequence ATGCCGCGTAGGAACGATATTTCGAAGATTCTGGTGATTGGCTCGGGGCCGATTGTGATTGGGCAGTCGGCGGAGTTTGATTACTCGGGCACGCAGGCGTGCAAGGCGCTGAAGGCCGAGGGCTATGAGGTCGTGCTGGTGAACTCGAACCCGGCGTCGATCATGACCGACCCGGAGGTTGCCGACCGTACGTACATTGAGCCGCTGACGCCGGCGTATCTCGAGGAGATTCTGCGCGTCGAGGCGGAGTCCCTTGACGCGAGCAAGGGCACGTTCGCGGTGCTGCCGACGGTGGGTGGGCAGACGGCGCTGAACCTTGCCGTCGATATGGCCGACAAGGGCGTGCTTGATAAGTACGGTATTGAGCTGATCGGCGCGAAGCTCGAGGCGATCAAGAAGGCTGAGGACCGGCTGCTGTTCAAGGATGCGATGAATCGCATTGGCCTGGACATGCCGAAGTCGAAGCTCGTGAACAACATTCGCGATGGGATTGAGTTTGCGGGCGCGCTGGGGTTCCCGGTGGTGATCCGGCCGAGCTTCACGCTTGGTGGATCGGGCGGCGGCATTGCGTACAACCGCGAAGAGCTGATGGAGATTCTGTCGCGCGGCCTCGATCTTTCTCCGGTGCATGAGTGCCTGCTGGAAGAAAGCGTACTTGGGTGGAAGGAGTATGAGCTCGAGGTTGTTCGCGATCTGAAGGACAACGTCGTGATCATCTGCTCGATTGAGAACTTTGATCCGATGGGCGTGCACACGGGCGACTCGATCACTGTTGCGCCGGCGCAGACGCTGACGGATCGCGAGTATCAGAAGATGCGCGACGCGGCGATTGCGGTGATTCGCGAGATTGGTGTGGAGACGGGCGGAAGCAATGTGCAGTTCGCGGTGAATCCGCAGAACGGGCGCATGACAGTGATTGAGATGAATCCGCGCGTGTCGCGTAGCTCTGCGCTGGCGTCGAAGGCGACGGGGTTTCCGATTGCCAAGATTGCGGCGCGGCTGGCTGTCGGCTACACGCTGGATGAGTTGCAGAACGACATCACCAAGGCGACGCCGGCGTGCTTTGAGCCGACGATTGATTACGTGGTGGTGAAGATTCCGAAGTGGCAGTTTGAGAAGTTCCCCGGCGCAGACGAGACGCTGGGTCCGCAGATGAAGTCTGTGGGCGAGGTGATGGCGATTGGGCGCACGTTCAAAGAGGCGATGATGAAGGCCGTGCGCTCGCTGGAGACGGGGAAGAAGGCCGGCTCTGAGAACATTGATCCGCGCAGATTGCGGCAGCGTTTGGTGACGCCTTCGCCGGAGCGGCTGGCGTATCTGCGCTATGCGTTTGAGACGGGCATGAGCGTGCGCGAGGCGGCGCGGCTTACCGGAATGGATCCGTGGTTCCTTCACCAGATGAAGATGATCGCGGATGAGCTGCAGAAGGTGGAGTTTGCGGGCATCGATGGGCTCGAGGCGCACGATCTGCAGGCAGCGAAGCGCATGGGCCTATCGGACGAAAAGCTGGCTGCAGTGCTGGGGCGTGACGGACGCGACGGCGCAGCGCAGGTGCGTGCGTTGCGAGAGCGCCTCGGTGTGCGGCCAGTGTTCAAGCTCGTCGATACGTGCGCGGCGGAGTTTGAAAGCTTCACACCGTATCTGTACTCCTGCTACGACGAAGAGGATGAGGCGCAGCCGACAGATAGTAAGAAGATCATCATTCTTGGCTCCGGACCAAACCGGATTGGGCAGGGCATTGAGTTCGACTACTGCTGCTGTCATGCGGCGTTTGCGCTGCGTGAGGACGGCTACGAGACGATCATGGTGAACTGCAATCCGGAGACAGTGTCGACAGACTACGACACGAGCGACCGGTTGTACTTTGAGCCGCTGACGTTTGAGGATGTGATGGCGGTGTACGAGCACGAAGCTGGAATTCATAATGGCCGCGGCGCTGGCGGAGCTGAGATTGGAATGATTGTGCAGTTCGGCGGACAGACGCCGCTGAATCTCGCGCTGCCGCTGAAGGCTGCGGGCGTGCCGATCATCGGAACGTCGCCGGAGTCGATTGATCTTGCCGAAGATCGCAAGCGGTTTGGGAAGCTGATCGAAGAGTTGGGGATTCCGCAGCCGCCGGGAGCGATGGCAACCAGCGTCGATGAGGCGTTGGCGGGTGCGCGCAAGGTGGAGTATCCGGTGCTGGTGCGGCCGAGCTATGTGCTGGGCGGACGCGCGATGGTTATCGCGTACGACGATGCCGAGGTGGTGCGGTATATGACCACCGCAATCGAGTACTCGCAGGAGCGGCCGGTTCTGATCGATCACTTCCTGGAGGAAGCGCAGGAGGTTGATGTTGATGCGCTGTGCGATGGCAAGGATGTGGTGATTGCCGGGATCATGCAGCACATCGAAGAGGCAGGCGTACACTCGGGTGATTCTTCGTGTGTGTTGCCTGCGGTGGATTTATCTCCTGAGGTGATGGATACGCTGCGGGCGTATACGCGGAAGCTGGCGCTGGCGCTGAATGTGATCGGCCTGGTGAATCTGCAATTCGCCGTGCAGCGCGGTAAGGTGTTCGTGATTGAGGTGAACCCGAGGGCCTCGCGCACGGTCCCGTATGTGTCGAAGGCGACGGGCGTGCAGTTGGCGAAGGTGGCTTCGCGCTTGATGACGGGCAAGGCGCTGCGCGAGCTGCTGCCGGAGCAGGTAGCGAGTGGCGAAGATCTTGGAACGGGCGAGCACTTCTTTGTGAAGTCGCCCGTGTTTCCTTGGAACAAGTTCCAAGGTGTGGACCCAGTGCTCGGGCCGGAGATGCGATCGACCGGCGAGGTGATGGGTGTCGCGACGACGTTTGGCGAAGCGTTTGCCAAGGCACAGATGGCGGCAGGGCTGTATCTGCCGACCGTCGGCACGGTGTTCTTCAGCGTGAACGATCATGACAAACGCCAGGTGGGCGCGCTGGCGCGTCGGTTCGTCGATATGGGGTTCAAGCTGGTTGCGACGTACGGGACTGCGGCGGTGATTGAGGGCGCGGGCCTGCAGGTGGATCGCGTGTACGCCGTGAAGGAAGGACGGCCGAATGTGGTCGACCTGATCAAGGGCGAGGGGATTCAGCTCATCGTCAATACGCCGCAGGGACAGGATCGTGTGTTCGACGAGCAGGCGATTCGTCGCGCTGCTGTAGCGGCGCGTGTGCCAACGATTACCACGATGGCGGCTGCCAAGGCGGCGGCAGATGGGATCGAGGCGCTGCAGAGGGGTGAGTATCACGTAAGCTCGCTGCAGGAGTTGCATGCGGCGAGGGAAGCGGTGACAGCGTAA
- a CDS encoding dihydrodipicolinate synthase family protein, translating into MFIPVTTPFYADGAGYWRKLEHNVDRYSRTPAAGILVSGPWSEASGLSDEERRESLRVASEAAAKEKVLLAGVGAESVAGAVMQAEWAAESRFDAVVLRAPLEWRRLLRGELSSQVELFFRAVADRSPLPVVLWSDARAGGFEIPVEMVSALAAHPNVIGLIDAGLTVNRLAAVRAATQDVTREVTVTTVFAAVTGRMLEVAREGEATFVAAAALSSGGASVAVAPAKPAIKTRTKTVGFQVIGAGAASASVDLLEAGVQGVMPELAGCAPQGCHEVWAAFKDGDPKLARLKAERLREADAVVEEFGVAGVKYACDLNGYYGGAPRLPRVGLTAEEKQKVERALREVRN; encoded by the coding sequence ATGTTTATTCCGGTAACCACGCCGTTCTATGCGGACGGCGCGGGTTATTGGCGCAAGTTGGAGCATAATGTGGACCGCTATTCGCGGACGCCGGCGGCGGGGATACTCGTTTCGGGTCCGTGGAGCGAGGCGAGCGGATTGAGCGATGAGGAGCGGCGCGAGTCGCTGCGTGTGGCGAGCGAGGCGGCCGCGAAAGAGAAGGTGCTGCTCGCCGGCGTGGGTGCGGAGAGCGTTGCCGGCGCGGTGATGCAGGCTGAGTGGGCTGCAGAGTCGCGGTTCGATGCGGTGGTGCTGCGGGCGCCGCTGGAGTGGCGGCGGTTGCTGCGTGGCGAGTTGTCCTCGCAGGTGGAGTTGTTCTTCCGGGCTGTGGCCGACCGATCGCCGTTGCCGGTTGTGTTGTGGAGTGATGCGCGCGCGGGTGGGTTTGAGATCCCTGTGGAGATGGTCAGCGCGCTGGCGGCGCATCCGAATGTGATTGGGTTGATCGATGCGGGGCTGACGGTGAACAGGCTTGCGGCGGTGCGGGCGGCGACTCAGGACGTGACGCGCGAGGTGACGGTCACGACTGTATTCGCGGCGGTGACGGGGCGGATGCTCGAGGTTGCGCGTGAGGGCGAGGCGACGTTTGTGGCGGCAGCGGCGCTGAGTAGTGGCGGAGCGTCGGTTGCGGTGGCTCCAGCGAAGCCGGCGATCAAGACCAGGACAAAGACGGTTGGATTCCAGGTGATTGGTGCGGGCGCGGCGAGTGCAAGTGTCGATCTGCTGGAGGCAGGTGTGCAGGGTGTGATGCCGGAGTTGGCTGGCTGCGCTCCGCAGGGATGCCATGAGGTTTGGGCGGCATTCAAGGATGGTGATCCGAAGCTGGCGCGGTTGAAGGCGGAGAGACTGCGTGAGGCGGATGCGGTGGTTGAGGAGTTTGGTGTTGCAGGCGTGAAATATGCGTGCGATCTGAATGGGTATTACGGTGGCGCTCCGCGGCTGCCGAGGGTGGGGTTGACGGCGGAGGAGAAGCAGAAGGTCGAACGGGCGCTACGCGAGGTCAGGAACTAG
- a CDS encoding tetratricopeptide repeat protein — protein MSRTRLVPITLAALLLIGAAPRAHAVSKDMVQLQTQVQQLQDAVARLQQSSDERWGVLKDLVQQTADSVNKMSVAVNGLQVKMQNVQDAAGQKNDQLSGQVQSLNDSLDELKARLDRIEKVVNNVQASQQSTNALLGNLPGNVPPGGGAAAVPAGPANPTDSSGKPLPGTPLSSIADGTTSVPTTAPAATGNPPAGEMYRTAYSDYMSGKNSLSISEFQDLIKAYPDDNLAGNGYYYIGEMDLRAGKYSAAIKDYDHVLEHYPDNSKIPAAHLHKGDALVAMHQNEAGIREYRALIQRFPNSPEAAQAKAKISLAARR, from the coding sequence ATGTCACGCACCCGCCTCGTCCCCATCACTCTCGCTGCACTTCTCCTCATCGGCGCCGCCCCACGAGCCCACGCCGTCAGCAAGGACATGGTCCAGCTCCAAACGCAGGTGCAGCAGCTTCAGGACGCCGTCGCACGCCTCCAGCAGTCGAGCGATGAGCGCTGGGGAGTACTCAAGGACCTTGTTCAGCAGACCGCCGACTCCGTCAACAAGATGTCTGTCGCCGTCAACGGCCTCCAGGTCAAAATGCAGAACGTGCAGGATGCCGCCGGGCAGAAGAACGATCAGCTCTCCGGCCAGGTCCAGTCTCTCAACGACTCTCTTGACGAACTGAAGGCCCGGCTCGATCGCATCGAGAAGGTCGTCAACAACGTGCAGGCCTCACAGCAGTCCACCAACGCCCTCCTCGGCAACCTGCCCGGCAACGTCCCTCCGGGAGGCGGCGCGGCTGCGGTCCCGGCCGGCCCCGCAAACCCTACCGACAGCAGCGGCAAACCGCTGCCCGGCACGCCCCTCAGCTCCATCGCCGACGGAACCACCTCCGTGCCCACAACCGCTCCCGCAGCCACCGGTAACCCTCCCGCCGGCGAGATGTACCGCACCGCCTACAGCGACTACATGTCCGGCAAGAACTCGCTCTCCATCTCCGAGTTCCAGGACCTGATCAAGGCTTATCCCGACGACAACCTCGCCGGCAACGGCTATTACTACATCGGCGAAATGGATCTCCGCGCCGGCAAATACTCCGCCGCCATCAAGGACTACGACCACGTCCTCGAGCACTACCCCGATAACTCCAAGATCCCTGCAGCCCACCTGCACAAGGGCGACGCCCTCGTCGCCATGCACCAGAACGAAGCCGGCATCCGCGAGTACCGCGCTCTCATCCAGCGCTTCCCCAACTCTCCCGAAGCCGCTCAGGCCAAAGCGAAGATCTCCCTCGCCGCCCGACGCTGA
- a CDS encoding OmpA family protein, with protein sequence MISRQTSPSRKLTTLLFSASIALLAATGCHKKANTLPPPSALPPEAGVSAPTATISADPMAIDQGQSVVLNWRTTGATSVSIDGIGNVATNGTQTVTPDSSTNFHLVAKGDGGTTEANVRVTVRVPTVPESGNISENDAGADAVFHQNVKDLFFDYDSYDIRSADEASVTAAASYINAHPDLKILIAGYCDDRGSAEYNITLGENRANAAKQALVAAGVNAARIRVVSYGKERQFCTEENESCWQQNRRAQFNVDR encoded by the coding sequence ATGATCTCTCGACAAACCTCCCCCTCCCGCAAGCTGACAACTCTTCTCTTCAGCGCATCGATCGCTCTCCTCGCCGCCACCGGCTGCCATAAGAAGGCGAATACTCTTCCCCCGCCATCCGCGCTTCCGCCGGAGGCCGGCGTTTCCGCCCCCACGGCCACCATCTCCGCCGACCCCATGGCGATCGATCAGGGCCAGTCCGTCGTCCTCAACTGGCGCACCACGGGCGCGACGTCCGTCTCCATCGATGGCATCGGCAACGTCGCCACCAACGGCACCCAGACCGTCACGCCTGACAGCTCGACGAACTTCCATCTCGTCGCCAAGGGTGACGGCGGCACCACCGAGGCCAACGTCCGCGTCACCGTCCGCGTGCCCACCGTGCCCGAGTCCGGCAACATCAGTGAGAACGACGCCGGCGCCGACGCAGTCTTCCACCAGAACGTCAAAGATCTCTTCTTCGACTACGACAGCTACGACATCCGGTCGGCCGACGAAGCCTCCGTCACCGCCGCAGCCAGTTACATCAACGCACACCCTGATCTGAAGATTCTGATCGCGGGCTACTGCGATGACCGCGGCTCCGCTGAGTACAACATCACCCTCGGCGAAAACCGCGCCAACGCCGCCAAACAGGCCCTCGTTGCCGCCGGCGTCAACGCCGCCCGCATCCGCGTCGTCAGCTACGGCAAAGAGCGCCAGTTCTGCACTGAAGAGAACGAATCCTGCTGGCAGCAGAACCGCCGCGCCCAGTTCAACGTCGACCGCTAA
- the tolB gene encoding Tol-Pal system beta propeller repeat protein TolB, translating to MQIGPLRGGPLAIKRRAALTLPAAFTLLFAALFFLPVLHAQEGPIVITRSTGANKLRLAVASFKAANADPGTQPEKAVFDQTLYNDLSNAGIFVLVSKEMAPQATPGGQSEIQLSQWSAAPASASMVAFGNLSVSGGRVVVNGFLDDAKNPQYPQIFARQYSDTASDNSARQIAHRFADEIIARLGGGTTGIAETKIFYVKQSGQNKEIWEMDYDGANQHQITHVGYAISPRISPDNSRIAFAEISRHGGFQIGMYSMLLNRTVNFANAGGTNVSPAWAPNGQQLAFSSDRTGDPEIWVSDTQGTAAHRITDFRGPDASPTWNPKTGAQIAWVSGRTGLPQIYIMEADGSGVQRLTDGGYASSPSWSPNGQFLAFAWDRKYGPGAPGGQDIYVMEIATKRWIQLTHDSGRCDFPSWSPDGTHLVYANSPDGRADHTRVMTMLVDGTQKRSLTGSGADMPNWSWR from the coding sequence ATGCAAATTGGCCCCCTCCGTGGTGGACCCCTCGCCATCAAACGCCGCGCCGCACTCACCCTTCCAGCTGCATTCACCCTTCTCTTCGCTGCGCTCTTCTTTCTACCCGTCCTCCACGCGCAGGAAGGCCCCATCGTTATCACAAGATCCACCGGCGCCAATAAGCTCCGCCTCGCCGTAGCCAGCTTCAAGGCCGCCAACGCCGATCCCGGCACGCAGCCTGAAAAGGCCGTCTTCGACCAGACCCTCTACAACGACCTCTCCAACGCCGGCATCTTCGTGCTCGTCTCGAAAGAGATGGCGCCCCAGGCCACCCCGGGTGGCCAGTCCGAGATTCAGCTCTCGCAGTGGTCCGCCGCACCGGCCAGCGCCTCCATGGTCGCCTTCGGCAATCTCTCTGTCTCCGGCGGCCGCGTCGTCGTCAACGGCTTCCTCGACGACGCCAAGAACCCCCAATACCCGCAGATCTTCGCGCGCCAGTACTCCGACACCGCCAGCGACAACAGTGCCCGCCAGATCGCCCACCGCTTCGCCGACGAAATCATTGCGCGCCTCGGTGGCGGCACCACCGGCATTGCCGAAACCAAGATCTTTTACGTCAAGCAGAGCGGCCAGAACAAAGAGATTTGGGAGATGGACTACGACGGAGCCAATCAACACCAGATCACGCACGTCGGTTACGCTATCTCGCCGCGCATCTCGCCTGACAACTCCCGCATCGCCTTCGCCGAGATCAGCAGGCACGGCGGCTTTCAGATCGGCATGTACTCCATGCTGCTGAACCGCACCGTCAACTTCGCCAACGCCGGCGGCACCAACGTCTCGCCCGCTTGGGCGCCCAACGGCCAGCAGCTCGCCTTCTCCTCTGATCGCACCGGCGACCCCGAAATCTGGGTCTCCGACACGCAAGGCACCGCCGCGCACCGCATCACCGACTTCCGCGGCCCCGACGCCTCACCCACATGGAACCCCAAGACCGGCGCGCAGATCGCCTGGGTCTCCGGCCGCACCGGTCTCCCCCAGATCTACATCATGGAAGCCGACGGCTCCGGCGTGCAGCGCCTCACCGACGGCGGCTACGCCAGCTCTCCCTCATGGTCCCCCAACGGCCAGTTTCTCGCCTTTGCCTGGGACCGCAAGTATGGTCCCGGCGCCCCGGGCGGTCAGGACATCTACGTCATGGAGATCGCCACCAAGCGCTGGATTCAGCTCACCCACGACTCAGGGCGTTGCGACTTCCCCTCCTGGTCACCTGACGGTACGCATCTCGTCTACGCAAACTCACCTGACGGCCGTGCTGACCATACACGCGTCATGACCATGCTCGTCGACGGCACCCAGAAGCGATCACTCACCGGCTCCGGCGCCGATATGCCGAACTGGAGCTGGCGGTAA
- a CDS encoding energy transducer TonB — translation MSVFASLDYDNPDRLGSGFAGAIGLHIAIAGLFVGLALFVPGHTQHWGGDASSVGAIQASMVSALPLPTKVAPVEHNVLASENVTATPKPPPKEATQPPPKPTDILIKEKTPEKAKVAPVEQPTPPRHPQPTPPTTKAASGDAATQLPQAMTQLKNGTAIATVQDRTFGNRYAYYIQIISRIVGQNWYTQEADPTSSQGKRAVILFDINRDGVPQNIRIETKSGSPSLDASALHALQRVDNFGPLPAGDHITVEFNFDYKQQ, via the coding sequence ATGAGCGTCTTCGCCAGCCTCGACTACGACAACCCAGACCGGCTCGGCAGCGGCTTCGCCGGTGCCATCGGCCTGCACATCGCTATCGCCGGCCTGTTCGTCGGGCTCGCCCTCTTCGTCCCTGGCCACACCCAGCACTGGGGCGGAGACGCCTCTTCCGTCGGCGCCATTCAGGCCTCCATGGTCTCCGCGCTTCCCCTGCCCACCAAGGTCGCGCCCGTCGAGCATAATGTCCTGGCCAGCGAAAACGTCACCGCCACTCCCAAGCCTCCACCCAAGGAAGCCACCCAGCCGCCGCCCAAGCCCACCGACATCCTCATCAAGGAGAAGACCCCCGAGAAGGCCAAGGTCGCGCCCGTCGAGCAGCCCACGCCCCCCAGGCATCCACAGCCCACGCCGCCCACCACTAAGGCCGCCTCGGGCGACGCAGCGACGCAGCTCCCGCAGGCCATGACCCAGCTCAAGAACGGCACCGCGATCGCCACCGTGCAGGACCGCACCTTCGGCAACCGCTACGCCTACTACATCCAGATCATCAGCCGCATCGTCGGGCAGAACTGGTACACCCAGGAGGCCGACCCCACCTCTTCGCAAGGGAAACGCGCCGTCATTCTCTTTGACATCAACCGCGACGGCGTTCCCCAGAACATCCGCATCGAAACAAAGAGCGGGTCACCCTCCCTCGACGCCTCTGCTCTCCATGCCCTCCAGCGCGTCGACAACTTCGGCCCTCTGCCCGCCGGAGATCACATAACAGTGGAATTCAACTTTGATTACAAACAGCAATAA
- a CDS encoding biopolymer transporter ExbD — translation MAFSANGRTQSALSDINITPLVDVVLVLLLIFMVTAPVLQSGIEVAVPQTRTVNQVAEEHMVVTIDKDQNVFLQDKPVNIHDLPRLLGSGTPAGAKRVVYVRADQKVPFGAFASVMDAVKQAGITNISIVTRPLEGTNP, via the coding sequence ATGGCGTTTTCCGCGAATGGCCGCACACAGTCCGCGCTCTCCGACATCAACATCACGCCGCTCGTCGACGTCGTCCTCGTGCTGCTCCTGATCTTCATGGTCACCGCGCCCGTGCTGCAGTCCGGCATCGAAGTTGCCGTCCCGCAGACCCGCACCGTCAATCAGGTCGCCGAAGAGCACATGGTCGTCACCATCGATAAAGACCAGAACGTCTTCCTCCAGGACAAGCCCGTCAACATCCACGATCTCCCGCGCCTCCTCGGCTCCGGTACACCCGCCGGCGCCAAGCGCGTCGTCTACGTGCGCGCCGATCAGAAGGTCCCCTTCGGCGCCTTTGCCTCCGTCATGGATGCCGTCAAGCAGGCCGGCATCACCAACATCAGCATCGTTACGCGGCCTCTCGAAGGCACCAACCCCTAG
- a CDS encoding MotA/TolQ/ExbB proton channel family protein, whose product MTVLPLALFLQDTATPSGPLAGPHSNAIVDMVHNSGPTALTVLGILLLASIVSWAIIIAKWRAFNEANVQSKRFLRAFRKSGRLSEIAAIADQFKPSPLVAVFHEIHDEYQRQAGGRGTPPNPQALERAAQTAASESLTIMERRMTWLATTAQCAPFVGLFGTVMGIIDAFHGLGTAGAATLRAVAPGISEALITTAAGLVVAVPAVIGYNQLTQRLREFAARMDDFGRELLNAIENAAHLTSQPHTPPAYEEVRRRP is encoded by the coding sequence ATGACTGTCCTCCCCCTCGCTCTCTTCCTGCAAGACACGGCAACACCCTCTGGTCCTCTCGCCGGTCCACACTCCAATGCCATCGTGGACATGGTCCATAACAGCGGCCCCACTGCGCTGACCGTCCTGGGTATCCTGCTCCTCGCCAGCATCGTCTCCTGGGCCATCATCATCGCCAAGTGGCGCGCCTTCAACGAGGCCAACGTCCAGAGCAAGCGCTTCCTCCGCGCCTTCCGCAAGTCCGGCCGCCTCTCTGAGATCGCTGCTATCGCCGACCAGTTCAAGCCTTCGCCGCTCGTTGCCGTCTTCCACGAAATCCACGACGAGTACCAGCGCCAGGCCGGCGGCCGCGGCACACCACCCAATCCTCAGGCGCTCGAGCGCGCCGCGCAGACCGCCGCCTCCGAGTCCCTCACCATCATGGAGCGCCGCATGACCTGGCTCGCGACCACCGCCCAGTGCGCTCCGTTCGTCGGCCTCTTCGGCACCGTCATGGGCATCATCGACGCCTTCCACGGCCTCGGCACCGCCGGCGCCGCCACCCTTCGCGCCGTCGCTCCCGGCATCTCCGAAGCCCTCATCACGACCGCCGCCGGCCTCGTCGTCGCCGTGCCCGCCGTCATCGGCTATAACCAGCTCACCCAGCGCCTCCGTGAATTCGCCGCGCGCATGGACGACTTCGGTCGCGAGCTTCTCAACGCCATCGAGAACGCCGCCCACCTCACCTCGCAGCCCCACACGCCGCCAGCCTACGAAGAAGTTCGACGGAGGCCCTAG